Genomic DNA from Sphingobium sp. WTD-1:
AAAGGGATTTCGGGTCAATGAAACAGCTATTGATGTGCAGCGCCGCGCTGGTCGTGGCGGCTGCGCCGACGATCGCGCTCGCGCAATCGACCGGCTCGCAGGATTTCGAGGACAGCATCATCGTCACCGGCGCGCAGGGCGACCAGAGCGTCGGCGGCGTCAAGATCCCGGAGACGCCCAAGGCCAAGGTCACGCTGGATCAGGAACTCATCGCCCGCCAGCGCCCCGGCCAGGCGATCAACGAAACGCTGAACCTGGTGCCCGGCGTCAGCTTCTCCAACCAGGACCCCTGGGGATCGCTGGGCGGCAGCTTCACCGTGCGGGGCTTCAGTTCCGACCGCGTGTCGCAGACAATCGACGGCATTCCGCTCAATGACTCGGGCAATTACGCGCTCTACACCAACCAGCAGCTCGACCCGGAAATCATCGAGGCGGCGACCGTCAGCCTGGGCTCGACCGACGTCGACAGCCCGACCGCCTCGGCCGCCGGCGGCACGATCAACATCCGTTCGCTGATGCCATCGGACGAGATGGGCGCGATGATCAGCGCCAGCTATGGCAATATCGTCGCGCGCGGCAATGACGATGATCGCGCCTATCACCGCATTTTCGGCATGGTCCAGACCGGCGTCTTCACGCCCTTTGGCACCAAGGCCTGGTTCTCCGCCTCACGCGCGACCAACAAGTCGACCTACACCAATTATGGCGGCGTCGATAAGCAGCAATATAATGGCAAGATCTACCAGCCGATCGGCAGCAATGGCGACTTCATCGCGCTGGCCGGCCACTACAACCAGAACCGCAACACCTTCAACGGTTCGACCTATACCACCGCGACCTTCCCCGGCACGACCGACGGCCGCTTCTACGACACCGCGACCTGCACCGTGGACACGCCGCAAACCGGCGTCACCGACTATGCCAATAGCTGCGGTTCGGCGTTCGAGCGGCGCTACAACCCGTCCAACACCGGCAATGTCCGCCTCAATTCGCGCTTTACTCTGGCGAACGGCCTGACCCTCACGGTCGATCCCAGCTTCCAATATACCAAGGCCAATGGCGGCGGCACATCCTATGCCTATGAAGGCGCCAGCGCCGACGGCAACACGGGTGGCTATTATCTCAAGGACAGCCGCAACAGCGCCACCAGCAGCTCGACCCAATATTATTATGTCGGCGGCGTGGACCTCAACGGCGATGGCGACACGCAGGATTTCGTCCGCGTCCTGTCACCCAGCCAGACGGTGACCAGGCGCTATGGCGTGATCGCCAACCTGTCCTACGATATCGATCCCGACAACCGCCTGCGCCTGTCCTACACCTATGACCGTGCCCGCCATCGCCAGACCGGCGAGGCCGGCTATCTGGAACTGGACGGCGATCCGGTCGACGTCTTCCCGATCAACAATCCGATCGTCGATGCCGACGGCAATGTCGTGCAGAAGCGCAATCGGCTATCCTATGCCACGCTGAACCAGATTTCGGGCGAATATCGCGGCGCCTATCTCGACGATCAGGTCATCCTGCTGCTGGGCGCGCGCATGCCCTTCTTCAGCCGCGACCTCAATCAATATTGCGTCACCACCGACGCATCGGGCAATGTCAACTGCCCGGCGACCCAGGCCGGCATCGATGCCCAGCTTGCCGCCAACAGCGCCTATGCCGCGCCGCAGTCGCGCAAGTTCGACTATAACAAGCTGTTGCCCAACCTTGGCGTCACCTACAAGTTCACCAGCAAGGCCAGCGTCTTCACCAGCTATGCCAAGAACCTGTCCGTGCCCGGCACCGACGCCCTCTATGGCGCGCTCTATTTCGACGAAGGCTCCAGTTCGGGCAATCCCAAGCCGGAGACGTCAGACGCCTTCGACCTCGGCGTTCGCTATCAGTCGGGCATCGTCCAGGCGCAGCTGTCGGGCTGGTACACGCGCTACAACAACCGCCTGGCGACCGCCTATGACGCCGATTGCGATTGCAGCGTGACCCGCAACCTCGGCCGTGTCGACAAATATGGCGTCGACGGCAGCGTCGCGGTGCGCCCGGTCAAGGATCTGATGCTCTACGTCTTCGGCTCCTACCTCAAGTCGGAGATCAAGGATGATGTCCAGACCGGTGCCAGCACCTATGCCGCAACCGCCGGCAAGCGCGAGGCCGGCGCGCCGGTCTATACGCTGGGCAGCCGTATCCAGGGCACGCTCGGCCCGGTCGACCTCGGCCTCCAGATCAAGCGGACCGGCGAACGCTATGTCAACGACATCAACACGGTGAAGCTGCCCGGCTATACGCTGGTCGATCTCGACGCCCGCTTCTCGCTGGAGCAATGGGGCCTCAAGAAGACCTTCTTCCAGCTCAACGTCACCAACCTGTTCGACAAGGTCTATATCGGCTATTCGGGCACCGGCCTCACCAGCACTGCAACCACCGCCTATCTCGGCTCGCCCCGCGCGATCAGCGGGTCGATGGTCGTGGCCTTCTGACCGGACGAAGGGGCGCCGGCACCGGCGGGCGCCCCTTCACCCCACCACGGGCATCGCCCCGTCCAGATAGTCGAGAAAGGCGCGCACCCGCGCAGCGGTGCGGTCTTCCGCCGCGTAGAGCGCGTGGATGTCCTCGCCATCGCCGGGATTATAGTCGGCCAGCACTTCGACCAGACGCCCCGCCCTGATGTCGCTGGCGACATGGAAATGGCCGTGCCGGGCGATGCCGCCGCCGGCGACCGCCATCTGGCGCACCACTTCGCCTGAATTGCCGTAGAAGCTGCCTTGCACCGGCCGCTGCACCAGCTTTCCGCCGATGCGGAACGGCCAGCCGTCGATCGAGCGGCGGAAGCTGAAGCGCAGGCAGTCATGATCGTCCAGATCGTCCGGCGTTAGCGGCGTGCCGCGCCGGGCGAGATAGGCCGGGCTCGCCACCAGCATCATCGCGCTATGGCCCAGCTTCTTCGCGCGCAGGCTGGTGTCGCGCAGCGGACCGATGCGGATGGCGATATCGGCCCGCTCCTCGACCAGATCGACGATCGTGTCGGACAGGGTCAGGTCCACCGTTACCGCCGGATATAATGCCCGAAAGCCCGGCAGCACCGGGATCAGACATTCGATGCCGAAGGAGGGCGAAGCGTTGATCCGCAACAGCCCGCGCGGCGCGGTGCGATCCTCGCCCAGCCCCGCCTCCAGCGCCATCATGTCGCCCAGCAGCACCGCCATCCGGTCGCGATAGGTGACGCCTTCCGGCGTGAGCGCCAGCGCCCGCGTCGTCCGCCGCAACAGGGTGACGCCCAGCCGCTGTTCCAGCCGCGCGATCGACCGGCTGACCGCCGATGGCGTCAGACGCAGCGCCTTGGCGGCCGCCGCCAGACTGCCCTCGCCCGCCACCATCAGGAAGGTCTCGATATCACCGAACCGGTTATCCATGATTTTAAATCACTTCTAAAATGCAAAAGTGCAATCTAATCACCAATGATAAATAGTCTATCTTGGTGTCAACTTCGCTGTCACTTTTCAGAGGAATGCACCATGGATCTTCAGCTTTCGGGCAAGACCGCCCTCGTTACCGGATCGACCGCCGGCATCGGCTTCGCCATCGCCAAGCGCCTGGCTGAGGAAGGGGTCGAGGTCATCATTACCGGTCGCAACCAGGCCAAGCTGGATGCCGCTGCCGCCGAGCTTTCGCAGGCCGGCACCATCCGCGCGGTGCTGGCCGACCCCGCCACCGCTGCGGGCGCCGACGCGCTGATCGCCGCCGTCCCGGACATCGACATCCTCGTCAACAATCTCGGCATCTACGAGGCCAAGGACTTCACCGACATCACGGACGCGGACTGGCACCATCTGTTCGAGGTCAATGTCGTGAGCGGCGCCCGCCTTGCCCGCCATTATTTCCCGAAGATGCTGACCAAGAACTGGGGGCGCATCCTGTTCATCGCCAGCGAAAGCGGCCTGCTGCCGCCGGCCGAGATGATCCATTATGGCATGACCAAGTCCGCCCAGCTCGCCATTTCGCGGGGCCTTGCCGAACATACGCGCGGCACCGGCGTCACCGTCAATTCGGTGCTGCCCGGCCCGACCCGGTCGGAAGGCATTGTCGAGTTCATCCGCTCCGTGGTCGACAACAAGGACGCGTCAGAAGCCGAGCGCGAGGCCGAATTCTTCACCAAGCTGCGCCCGCTCTCGCTGATCAAGCGGCTGATCGAGGCCGACGAAGTCGGCGCGATGACCGCCTATCTCGCCAGCCCGCTGGCGGCCGCCACCAACGGCGCGGCGGTCAAGGTCGAAGGCGGCATGGTGCCGACGATCTACTAAGAAACTCCACCTCCGTTCGTTTCGAACTTGTCGAGAAACGGAAGCAAAGCGCTTGCCGCTTCTCGACTTCGCTCGAAGCGAACGGGAGTTTGCATCCTGCTTGTGGCAACTGGCCCTGTCGCTCGTTTCCCCCTCTGCCTATGAGGATGGAAATGAGCGATACGGACTGCCTGCCCACCATCGACCAGGCGCTGGAACAGGATGGCTATGCCCGCCTGGCCGGCGCCGACCTGCTTCGCCAACTGGATATCGGCGCGGCTGACTGGGCGCCCTTTGCCCGCAGCTGGGACGATCTTGGCCCCGATCTCTTCATGGCCGATGGCGGCCGTTATCGCCGTCGCCGCCACGCCACCTTTCGCTGCGCCGCCGGGCAGTTCAGCCGCCAGCCGCACCAGCCCCATTATCAGAGCCGCGACTACAATCCGCTGAACGGCGACGTGCAGCGCTGGTTCGATCCGGTCGAGGATGCCACGATCGCGCTGCCGGTGACGCAGGCGCTGCTGGCCTTCTGCGCCGGGCATTTCGATCCGGCGTCATCAGGCGACTGGCATGTCGAGATGCACCAGTTCCGGATCGAGGCGAAGCCGGGCGAGCTTGGCCGTCCCACGCCCGAGGGCATGCACCGCGACGGGGTCGACCGGGTCTTCGTGATGCTGGTCGAACGCCGCAACGTGCGCGAGGGCGTCACCCGCATCGGCGGTGCCGACGGCACGCCGATGGGGGAATTCACCCTGGCCCAGCCGGGCGACGCGATGCTGATCGACGATCACCGCATCTTCCACGGCGTGACCGAAATCCACGCCGTCGACCCAGCCCAGCCCGCCTGGCGCGACGCGCTGGTGATGACCTTTGTAGCCAACAGCTAAGCGCGTTCGTTTCGAGCGAAGTCGAGAAAGAAAGGGCGAACGCCGCGCTCTGCGCTTCTCGACACGCTCGAAGCGAACGGCTCTTTGATTCTCCGCCTTTATTTCAGCAGCACCAGTTCTTCGGCCATGCTGGGGTGCAGCGCCACGGTATCGTCGAAATCCTGCTTGGTG
This window encodes:
- a CDS encoding 2OG-Fe dioxygenase family protein, which codes for MSDTDCLPTIDQALEQDGYARLAGADLLRQLDIGAADWAPFARSWDDLGPDLFMADGGRYRRRRHATFRCAAGQFSRQPHQPHYQSRDYNPLNGDVQRWFDPVEDATIALPVTQALLAFCAGHFDPASSGDWHVEMHQFRIEAKPGELGRPTPEGMHRDGVDRVFVMLVERRNVREGVTRIGGADGTPMGEFTLAQPGDAMLIDDHRIFHGVTEIHAVDPAQPAWRDALVMTFVANS
- a CDS encoding LysR substrate-binding domain-containing protein, with product MDNRFGDIETFLMVAGEGSLAAAAKALRLTPSAVSRSIARLEQRLGVTLLRRTTRALALTPEGVTYRDRMAVLLGDMMALEAGLGEDRTAPRGLLRINASPSFGIECLIPVLPGFRALYPAVTVDLTLSDTIVDLVEERADIAIRIGPLRDTSLRAKKLGHSAMMLVASPAYLARRGTPLTPDDLDDHDCLRFSFRRSIDGWPFRIGGKLVQRPVQGSFYGNSGEVVRQMAVAGGGIARHGHFHVASDIRAGRLVEVLADYNPGDGEDIHALYAAEDRTAARVRAFLDYLDGAMPVVG
- a CDS encoding TonB-dependent receptor; protein product: MKQLLMCSAALVVAAAPTIALAQSTGSQDFEDSIIVTGAQGDQSVGGVKIPETPKAKVTLDQELIARQRPGQAINETLNLVPGVSFSNQDPWGSLGGSFTVRGFSSDRVSQTIDGIPLNDSGNYALYTNQQLDPEIIEAATVSLGSTDVDSPTASAAGGTINIRSLMPSDEMGAMISASYGNIVARGNDDDRAYHRIFGMVQTGVFTPFGTKAWFSASRATNKSTYTNYGGVDKQQYNGKIYQPIGSNGDFIALAGHYNQNRNTFNGSTYTTATFPGTTDGRFYDTATCTVDTPQTGVTDYANSCGSAFERRYNPSNTGNVRLNSRFTLANGLTLTVDPSFQYTKANGGGTSYAYEGASADGNTGGYYLKDSRNSATSSSTQYYYVGGVDLNGDGDTQDFVRVLSPSQTVTRRYGVIANLSYDIDPDNRLRLSYTYDRARHRQTGEAGYLELDGDPVDVFPINNPIVDADGNVVQKRNRLSYATLNQISGEYRGAYLDDQVILLLGARMPFFSRDLNQYCVTTDASGNVNCPATQAGIDAQLAANSAYAAPQSRKFDYNKLLPNLGVTYKFTSKASVFTSYAKNLSVPGTDALYGALYFDEGSSSGNPKPETSDAFDLGVRYQSGIVQAQLSGWYTRYNNRLATAYDADCDCSVTRNLGRVDKYGVDGSVAVRPVKDLMLYVFGSYLKSEIKDDVQTGASTYAATAGKREAGAPVYTLGSRIQGTLGPVDLGLQIKRTGERYVNDINTVKLPGYTLVDLDARFSLEQWGLKKTFFQLNVTNLFDKVYIGYSGTGLTSTATTAYLGSPRAISGSMVVAF
- a CDS encoding SDR family oxidoreductase, translating into MDLQLSGKTALVTGSTAGIGFAIAKRLAEEGVEVIITGRNQAKLDAAAAELSQAGTIRAVLADPATAAGADALIAAVPDIDILVNNLGIYEAKDFTDITDADWHHLFEVNVVSGARLARHYFPKMLTKNWGRILFIASESGLLPPAEMIHYGMTKSAQLAISRGLAEHTRGTGVTVNSVLPGPTRSEGIVEFIRSVVDNKDASEAEREAEFFTKLRPLSLIKRLIEADEVGAMTAYLASPLAAATNGAAVKVEGGMVPTIY